CGGCGACCCGCACCCGGAACTCTGTTCGCCCCTCAAAACACATGCCGAAGATCGCCAGCGGGACCGACAGGTGAAACGCGCTGACGCCCGGCTGTGCCAGCAGGACGACCTCGGTCGTACGAACAGAGTCTGAGTGGATGGTCATTGTGGCCCGATCCCATCGCTATTTGACATATGGGCCAGTATCTCACGGAAGGCGCCACGCCCACACTTTCCCCATCACATAAGCCTTCAAGGAACTTCAATGAGCAAGCCACTTCCCGTCGCACTGGGCCTGATGCTGGCCATGGGTGCCCCACTCCACGCATTCGGTGCCGAGGCCAGCCCCAAGGTCTCGATCCAGCAGATCCGCAATGCCACCATCAAGGTGACGTATGGCGGCCAGGTCTTCCTGGTCGATCCGATGCTTGCACGCAAGGGAACCTACCCGGGTTTTGCCGGCACTTACCGCAGCCACCTGCGCAACCCGCTCGTGGAGCTTCCGGAATCCGTTGAGTCCGTGCTGGCCGGTGTCGACGCAGTGCTGGTCAGCCACACCCACCTCGACCACTGGGATGATGCTGCCCAGAAGGAAATCCCCAAGTCGCTGCCCATGTTCGTCCAGGACGAAGCGGATGCGGCCCTGCTGCGCAAGCAGGGCTTCAAGGATGTTCGAATTCTTGGCGCCAACACCGCATTCAACGGCGTCAGGATCAGCAAGGCCGGCGCCCGTCACGGCTCGGAGGAGATGTACGCCATTCCCGACGTGGCCAAGCGGCTCGGTGCAACCATGGGCTTTGTTTTCCAGCAGGCGGGTTTGAAGACGGTGTATGTTGCCGGCGATACCGTCTGGGAAGCCGAGGTCCGCAGCACGCTGGAGGCCTTCAAGCCTGACGTGGTGGTTCTCAACACGGGCGATGCGCGGCTCGATGGATTTAATACCGGCATCATCATGGGCAAGGAAGATACGTTGCGCGTTCACCAGATGTCTCCCAACGCCAAGATCGTGGCGGTGCACATGGATGCGGTCAATCACATGAGCGTCAGCCGCTATGACCTGCAGGACTACGTCATCGAAAATGGCATCGAGAGCAGTGTCGTCATTCCGCAGGATGGCGAAGTCATCGACTTCTAAAGGAGGATGTATGAAAGCGCTTGTTGTGATTGATATCCAGAATGACTACTTTGCTGGCGGCCGCTTCCCGCTGGAAGGCGCAGAGGAAGCACTCCAGAACGCGCTGGTACTGATCCAGACCGCGCACGACAACAACGATCTGGTCGTGGTAGTACAGCATCAGGCACCCGCTGGCGCGCCCTTCTTCGAGACCGGCAGCGTCGGCGCCGATCTGCATCCGTCCATTCAATCGGCGATGCGGAACTCCCCTTTGGTGGTCAAGCATGAGGCGGATAGCTTTCTGCGAACCAACCTCGCCGAGCTGCTCCGGCAGTACAAGGTGGACACCATCGATCTGGTCGGCATGATGACCCAGCATTGCGTCACTCACACAGCCCTTTCACCGGAGGCAGTGGGCTACCCGGTGACGATCCACGCTGACGCGTGCGCCGCCCCAACCCGTGCACTGAGTGCGTTGGCCCTGAGCGGGCTGAAGGCCCGCCACTCGGTCGTCTGATAGGCATCAAGCGCCCTGGCACGTCACCGTCCAGGGCGCGTGCAGAGGAGACAAGCACCTAGGGCTTCACGGAGTGGCATCGAATGGATTCACCACTCTGGAGAACGAACTTCCCATGTCCGCTTCCGGCCAGAAGCGGACGCTCGCAATATCTTCACCAGGCCCAATCACGAAGCGGTCTTGCCCTCAAATAATTTTCGTGCCGGTCCCTACTTGAACATCTCCAGCAAATCCTTGTCTTCATGCCGCTGCTCCCACGTGGAGAGAAAGCAGAAGCTCACACCACCTTGCATGGCAGCCTTCTGGAACCCCGCCAGTTCCTCCTTTGTAACCGGGTACTCAACCGGATCAAAGTGCAGAATCCCCCACGGCTTGACGAAAGAGAACCCAGGCATGAGTTCCGAGAAGATCGCCTTGAGCTGGGGCCGGAGAATGGAGAAGTCCTTGATCGGACCCGCGCGATTGCCAAGCGCGTGACACTGGCGACGAATGGTTCTGTCTCCACCGACCAAGCGCGCAATGAAATGGTCCTGGTGTACTTGGACGTAGATCAGCTGGCGGCGAAAAATCCTCATCCCTTTCTCAACTCCACGCCCTCAGTCGTCGCCCATGTGTCTGCATATCCTTCCATCAATGCGCTGGCTGCGTCCATAGCGCGCTTGAACCGCGGCGCACCAGATATAGCGCAACCAGGAATGGCCACAGCGAGTTGATCGACGAGAACAGCCGCTGGGTCAGCCCTCTGAAGCCGTCCGGGTCCGCGCCCACCACGTTCAACCAGAGATAGACGATGCCCGCGATGCTCACCAAAGCGGTCACGGCGTACGCCCTTCGGTTGGAAGACCACGCGCTCAATTCGATGTGCGACATCGCCGGTGCAATGATGTTTGCGATACCGATGGTGTAGAAACCGTGCATCGGATGGCCCATGGGCCAGAGCCCTTTGGTCAGCATCGAGATGCCAAAGACCAACCAGCAGATTGCACCTACGGCAATCCGGCGGCCGGACTCCCGCCATACCCCGATGGAGAACGTCACGAAGCCGACACCGGAGCCGATGGCGGCGATCCTGCCGCAGATGCTTGCGAGCGTCGGCGCCTGCAGCAGCTCGCTGGCGTGCTGTGCAAGCGGGTTGTAGCCCGGCGCGAACACGGCGGCAACGCTGGTCCAGAACAGGAACCATGGAAGCGGGACCAGACCCGCGCAGAGAAGCAGTCGGCTGCGGCGTGACACGTACGGTGGTCCTTGTTTGGCCTGCGCCAGTGGGTGGAATCCAGACGAACGCTGCAGAACCTTCCTACTGCGGGCAGGACGATCGTGAGTGACTACAGCAGTAGTCAGATTGCGCGCGGCACTCGGTAGGTTCAATAGGCAGGAAGTCATTTAAACCATCCAGCCGGTGTCGCAGCGGTTCGGTTGCATGAGCGATCACACATGCCCGATGGGCGAGTGCTGTCGCATTTGCCGCACCTCACATCTCTGACGGAAGGTTCTGACGACTCCGTTCCAGAAGTGCCGTTCCGCCTAGCAGGCCAAGGCTCTCGCCGCTTCCGGCGCTATGCGACAATGCCAAAAGCGTCTCGGGTTTTGGCGGCATTGACCCCTACCCGTTGGCATTCCGCACAACAGCAGGTAATCGTTACTGCGCCACCGTGCATCGGTGGCCGGGACTCGAAAACCCGTTGTTGTGATGAAGTTTGCGCTTGCCAGCCGGCATCACCTTGCGTGGTGCCGGCTGGCAATCCGTCTGCCGGCTATGGCGGGCGGGGCGTGGGGGCCTCGTGCCCACCGGCGATCATCACACACCGGTTTTCGAGCCACGCTCTGCCCGCCACCTTTATCGGTGGCGGCGTCCGCCTGCATGCACGGAGCCCGCCATGACCACGCCACACTCCCCGCCCCCGCGCCCCATCCAGGAAGCGCCCTCGGCCGCTCCGGCCCTGGCCCCCAACAGCCTCATCGCCATCCTGCACGCCATCGGCGCGGGCGCTGCGGCCGACGGCCAGCCCTGGCCCGAGCGGCACCATCTACGCAGCCGGCAGATGGCGTTGTCCGACGCTGACTGCGCACTTACCGGCCAGCGCATCGTGCAGGAGATCCTGCTGGCGGCCGAGCGCACGCGCCAGAACGGCGAACCAGAGCAGTACGTGGGCGACCGGGTGATGGAGGGGCTGGTGATGGCCGATCTGGCGCTGACCGCCTTCATCCACGAGCGGATGCGACCCAAGGACTGAGCGCGCTTATGGCGATGGGTTTTCTGCCTGTGTGCGGGGGTGACGAATGAAGATGCACGGCCTGGCCGCTGCGGTGGTGTGCATCGCGGTGATTGGCGCGATGTGGGTGGAGTGGCCCGAGCCAGCGGGCGATCAGGTGTGGGCCTACCAGAAGCTACGACCGGCCGATTACCGCCAGCTGCACGGTGATGCGCTCGGCTTCGTTACCGCGAAGGCATACGAGGGCTTTGAACTGCACGCGCGCCATGCCGGGGCAACGTCCTTCGAGATCCGGTGCAAGGGCGTTGTGGTGATGGACGTAGAGAACGCGCCCTCGCGCGTGCTGATCCGGATGCCTGCCGATGCACGGTGGCGGGCACCGGATATTGAGCGCCTGCGCAGCAACTTCGAGCGCTGGCTGGATCTGCACCAGAGCCAGGGGCGGTTGCTGGTGGAAAGCGCGGGGCCTTCGTGGGTTGAGGCGCGGTTTGGGCGCTTCAATGGGTTGGTGCCTGATGAGCAGCGGTGTCTGCTTGGGGGCGAGTAAGACACGCTAGGCAAGCAGACTGTTGCGGATTGCGAATCTGGACACTGCCATCAGTCACTGGCCAGAACTCCCTTAGCCACTTTGCCAGCAATCCGAGGTAGATACCCACAGGGCGCCTGTGCATGATGCTGAACTTGGATTCCCTCGCCTCCGTAACCTTGCTCACCGCGCCGCTGGCATGGGCTGCGGTCTAACCCTCACTTGACTCGGATGCCTGACTCTTCGAAAGCTCATGTCCTGTAGCCGCAGCTGAAGTCCGCAGGGCACGCTCAAAAGCCTCTAGAAGGCCGCCAAAGTTTGTGGGCACCAAGACGACGGGCTTACCCGAGCTCGGAGTAAAGCCCAACAGTGCGTTGACTTCTACGCCGGGGTCCACGTTGTGATCGTGCGCGGCAAGCACCGCCGCCAGATACTTCCGCATGCCCTCGCCGGTTACACCTGTTCCGTGCGAGAAAAGGTCTTCGGATCTGTGCGGGAAAGGAGTCGAATCGGCTTCGGTGAGATACTCGTACGCCCGGACAAAGCCCAGTGAGCCCCTGACAAAGGGCATCCTGTGGGGCGGATAACCGTCTACTCGAGCATCGTCAGTGGCCACCACGTACTGTTGGATTGTAATGTCGTCACCTTGTAACCAGCACGCAAAGTGGGCATAGGCAGACAGCTCGGCGAGATCATGATTGGCCCATAGTGCATCCATCAGATTTTTTCGAGCCGGCTTCTTATGGGCCTCCTCGAAGAACCCGCGCCTTTCACGCTTGAACTCCATCAGAAACCATCGACCTTCCTCTCCCTGACCGATCAAATCACCGATGAGGTGGTCAAGGAAAGATTGTGCTGTTGCGAGCAACCGTGCGCCGACCCGACCAACCTCAGCGTCTTTGTAGCCCCAGGCATACAGGAACAGCCCAAGTGCGTTGTTCTCGTGAAGCATCTGGTCATGCCCTCCTTGGTCGCGGCTTTGTCACGACTCTAGCAAGGAGGCGATGAAAATGCGCGTCGCAATGCTGCCGCCGGCGCGAACCCGCCATCGCTTATCACCGGGATACCCTCAGTTAAGCAGGCCGCACTGGATCCAGGTGCGGTTTGGACGCGTCAAAGACCCGGGGGCCGCTGAACCGCGATGTCTATTCAAGACGCCGGGCAACCCTTGACCAGAATCCCCCTAGCCGTTTCACCCGCAATACCCGATGGTTCCCTGCGGAACGCCTGCCGCACCATCAAGCGTCTCTCTGCAGGAAACCACACATGAGCCTGGCGCTGGTCCACAGCCGTGCCCGCGCCGGGGTCGACGCCCCGCTGGTGCGGGTGGAAGTGCACCTCTCTGGCGGCCTGCCTGCCACCCAGATTGTCGGCCTGGCCGAGACCAGCGTGCGCGAATCGCGCGAGCGCGTGCGTGCCGCCCTGCTCTGCGCGCGCTTCGACTTTCCGCAGCGGCGCATCACCCTGAACCTCGCGCCCGCCGACCTGCCCAAAGAAGGTGGGCGTTACGACCTGGCGATCGCACTGGGCATTCTGGCGGCCAGCGGCCAGGTCGATCCGCAGTCGCTGCTGCAGTACGAATTCCTGGGCGAGTTGGGCCTGACCGGTGAGCTGCGCCCGGTGGCCGGCGCGCTGCCGGCGGCGATTGCGGCGGCCGAAGCCGGGCGCATCCTGGTGGTGCCGCCGGGCAATGCCGCCGAGGCTGCGTTGGCCGAGCACGCTGATGTGCGGGTAGCGCGTACGTTGCTGGAGTGCTGCGCTGGGTTGGGGAACCCACGCCTGCTGCCGCCAGTAGAGCGTGTGGACACAACGCCGTTGCCACTGCCGGATCTGGCCGACGTGCGCGGGCAGGCGCATGCACGGCGTGCATTGGAGGTCGCCGCAGCGGGTGGGCACCATCTATTGCTGATCGGTAGCCCTGGCTGCGGCAAGACGCTGTTGGCTTCGCGCCTGCCCAGCCTGCTGCCGGACACCGAGGAAGCCGAGGCGTTACAGCTGGCCGCGATTGCCTCGGTGAGTGGTGAAGGGCTGGACCCACGGCGCTGGCGGCAACGGCCTTTCCGATCCCCACATCACAGTGCCAGTGCGACGGCGCTGGTGGGTGGCGGCAATCCTCCCTGCCCCGGCGAAATCTCGCTGGCCCATCATGGCGTGCTGTTCCTGGACGAGCTTCCGGAGTGGAACCGCAGCGCGTTGGAAACCCTGCGCGAGCCGCTGGAATCCGGCCACATCCGCATCGCCCGCGCGGCGCGGAGCGTGCAGTATCCCGCGCGGTTCCAGCTGGTGGCGGCGATGAACCCTTGCCCGTGTGGCTGGGCCGGTGACCGCAGCAACCGCTGCCTGTGCAGTGACGAGCGTATCAACCGCTACCGCGCGCGCGTGTCCGGTCCGTTGCTGGACCGTATCGACCTGCATATCAGCGTGGCGCGCATGGACGCGATGGAGCTACGGGAGAGCACGCCGCTGGGTGAGCCCAGTGCTGCGGTACGTGCACGGGTGGAAGCCGCGCATGCCCGGCAGCGGGCGCGTGGCGGGCTCAACGCACATCTACCGCCGGCTGCGCTGCGCGCGTGCACAAAATTGAGTGAGGCCGATCAGGATCTGCTGGAGCAGGCGATTGAGCGGCTGCAGCTTTCCGCACGGGCGATGCACCGGATTCTACGGGTCGCTCGCACCATTGCTGATCTGGCGGGTTGTAAAGCGATCCAGACGGCGCATCTGGCTGAGGCGATTGGTTACCGGCAGTTGGATCGGGGAAAGCCTTAGAAATGCCGGTCGGGTTGGCTATTGGTAGAGTCGACCGTTGGTCGACTCTCGCGCGAAGCGCGGCCTTCTGAGAGGTAGATGCGAAGAGCGGTCGACTAACAGTCGACCCTACCAAGGGCAGGCTTCAAGCCACGGAATCCATCCGCCCACGCTTCGCCAGCAACGCCACCCGACGGCTGACCAGCGCGTGGAGCTCCGCCAGCTCCGACGCCCGGCCAGCCGTCATGTTGTCGCCGAACAGCACCCGCGACAGCCCCGCCGCCTCGCTGTCCTCCGGGTGCTGCCACCGGTCGCGATAGACCTTCTGGCAGACCAGCCACGCCTGCGGCAGCCCACCACCGGGCAGCGGGCGGACCACGCGTTCGTAGACCTGCCAGAACTGGTATTCGGCCCGCAGGTCGATTGCAGGCGCCACGGACAGCGCCTGCCGGGGCCGTCCTGGGCCCCGGATGCCGAACAGCGGGGTTCGCGGGTTGTGCTGTGCCATGCCGACAGCATGACCCAGCAACATTGTGGGAACCTTGCGTCGCCGCCAGAAAATCCCTGTTGATTGCGCAAGGCGGGTTTGTGGACGGATCTGGGCACCTGCCTGGGGACCGCCAGGTGCATCCACGCATGGCGTGGATCTACTTAGAAGGTCATTAAGGTGCTGAACATCAGCTGCCGGGGGGCGCTGCGCTGCAGGGTCTGGTAATCCCCCGAGAACGACGAGCCGGCGATGGTGGCGGTGCCGATGTTGTGGCGGTTGAACAGGTTGCTCACGTCCAGCCGCAGCTCCAGGCCGGGCACCACGCTGTCCGCACCGAAGCGGTAGGCGGCATAGGTGTTGACCTGCCAGAAGGTCGGCACGCGGATGTCATTCTCGTAGGTGAAAGGCTGGCGCAGGTAGGAGATGCTGGTGGCACCGAAGCGCCAGTCACCGAAGTGCGCGGAAAGATCACTCACCAGCGAGATCTGCGGGTAACCCGGCTGGGCGTTGCCCTTGATCGGGTACACCGTGTCACCCACCACGAAATCGCTGTCATAGTACGAACGGGCCACGGCCACGCCCTGGTAGAACTGCAGGTGGTCGGTCAGGTCGGCGGTGATGCCGAGGTCGGCACCAATCACGTGCATCTTCGGCATCAACCGCACGGTATTGATCTGCGCGAACTGGGTGCCGATGGCGGCCGACAGCAGTCGGTTGCGGATGTCGTTGTAGAACACATCGCCGGTGATCGTCAGCCGGTCGAAGCGATGCGACGCGCCTACAGTGAGGTTCCAGTTCTTTTCCGGGCGCAGCGTGCCCGCCACGCGTTCGAACTCTTCCTGGTCGGTGATGGTCCACGCCGAGGCGGTGTAGCCGATGTTGCCGCGCTGGGCGACGCGATAGCCGTTCATGGTATTGGCCAGGTCGATGAAGGCATCAGTGGATTCGGTCGGGCTCCAGAACAGCGAGACATGCGGCAGGAAGTTGCTCTTCGCGCGCAGCGTGCCGTTCACCGGCCGGTCCTTGGCATCACCCAGGCCGCCGCCACTGGTGCGGAAGTCCACGGCCTTGAAGCCGACACCCAGCTTCAGCGTGTCATTCAACACGATATCGTCCTGCAGGTAGAACTGGCGCGAGCGGGTCACCCAGCTCGATGCGTTGTCGGTCTTGAACGCGGGACCGTACACATCGAACGGACCGATAGCCTTCAGCGGCGGGCCCCCGCCCAGCAGCGGCTGCTGGTACCACTCGGTCTTGGCCGCGGCCTTGCTCTTCTCCTGCCAGAAGCCAGCAGTGAAGGTGTGCGCGCCGGTCTCGAACTGCAGGTTGAGCATGCCGCCCAGCCGATTCACGCGCGGCGTCTGCACCTGTTCGGAGAACGGTGCGCCGTTGGGCGACGGCACGGTCGGATCGGTCAGCGTGGCCTGGGTGTGGCTGTTGGCGTTGTACAGCTGCACGTTGCCACTCAGCGCCGGGCTGATCTGGAAGCGGTGGTTGATCGAGGACACGCGATCGCGGGTGATCTGGCCGGTGTCGTACGGGATCAGTTCGGACAGCTCACCGCAGGTATAGGCGCCGCAGGACTTGTCCGCATTCTCCGGCGAGGCCACGTACCACGCCCACGCATAATCGGGATAGAAGATGTCGGCCTTCCAGCCCAGCTTGCGGATCATGTCGAAGGAGATGTTGTTGTAACCCCAGACCTTGGCCTTGCTGTCGGACAGGAACACGGTGAAGTCGCCCCAGGCAACCTCCTGCTGCAGCTTCAGGTCGCCGCGCAGGAAGTTCTGGGTGCCCTCGCCCTGGTACTTGTCGGCGGACACGCGCTGCAGGTCGACCAGCACCTTCGGGCCATGCTCACCGAGCTGGCCGCTCTGCCCGGATACGGTGGTGACCAACGTGCTGTTGCTGCCCACGCCCTGCTTCGCGCGCAGGCTGGGCGTGTCCTGCAGCTCGCGCAGGCGGTATTCCAGGCTGCCGCCGTTGACGCTGCTGGAGAACACGCTGACCGGTGCGCCGCCGGGGCTGACCGTGATCGCGCCGATGCCATCGGGCACGCCCACGTTCACCACGCTGGTGCCGGTGAGCGAGAGGAAGCCGTTGTCATTCAGTGGCACGCCCTCGAAGGTGATGCCCATTTCATTCATGCGGAAGCCGCGCACGAACAGGCTGGTGGCGGAGATATCCAGGCCGAGCCCGTCGGTAGCGGTGTAGCTGGCGCCCGGCACCTGCTTGAGCATGGCCAGGCCATTGTTGCCGGTGACCATCGCGTCGAGGTCCTCGGCCTTGATGATGTAGCGGTTGGGGCCGACCACCTGGGTCGGTGCAACGGCGGCACCGCGCGGCGTGGCGATGACCTGCAGGGCGTTGAGCGTGGTGGGCGTGTCGAGCGCGGCGTCGCGCGTGTCTGCGGCGTACGCAGGTGCAGTGATGGCCGCGATGATGGCCAGGGCGAGGCGCGTCGTGGGTGGGGTGTTCATCGGCAGATCCAGGTGCAGGGAGAAAGCGGCGCAGGCGAACGCCCAGCGCGTTGCAGCACCGGTATCGGCGCCCTGGCTGGCGATGCGATTGCGTTGAGGGAGTGACGGCGCGGTGCGCGCCGGTCAGCAGACGAAGGCAATCATCTGCCGTGGGATTCGGTGGGGTGATTTCGACGTGCGAAATTCTTGCATCGCGCTGCCGCATCCGCCATTGCACCGTGGTACAGCGCAGATGGCGATGGGGATGGGTGGGTTATACGTGGGTATAGCCCCGGCATGGTGGAGGCCGACCTTGGTCGGCGCTCGTGTGCCAACCAAGGTTGGCACCCACCGGGGCGGATGAGGTTGGCACCTACCGGGGCATAGGGACGCGCGGTTACTGCAGGACGAAACGCTCAATGGCGCGCGCCACGCCTTCGTCGGCATTGCTGCTGGTCTCAAACCGCGCCACCGCCTTCACCGCGTCGATGGCATTGCCCATCGCCACGCTCGTACCGACGTACTGCAGCATGGTCAGGTCGTTCTCCTGGTCACCGATGGCCATCACGTTGGCGCGGTCGATGCCCAGGTGCTCGGCCAGCTTCTGCAGGCTCGGGCCCTTGCCGGCGCGGTGGTCGAACACTTCCAGGAAGAACGGCGCACTCTTCAGCACCGCGAAACGTTCGGTCAGCGCGCTGGGCAGGCGCGCGATGGCGGCATCCAGCACGTCAGGCGCGTCGATCATCATCAGCTTGATGAAGGACATCGACGGGTCCATGTCCTCCACGCGGCGATAAGACAGCGGCATCCGCGAGAGATGCGAGTCGGCCACGGTGTAGTAGCTGATGTCCTGGTTGGGCGTGTACATGCGCTGGCTGTCCAGCGCCTGGAAGTGCACGCCCAGGTCGCGGGCGACCTGCTCGCAGAACAGGAAATCGTCGAAGCTGAGCGGATACTCGACCACGGTTTCGCGGGTGCCGATGCGCTGCACCAGGCCGCCATTGCAGGCGATGCAGTAGTCGTCGTTGCCGTTGATGCCGAGCTCGTGCAGGTACGGCGCCAGGCCCGGAACCGGGCGGCCACTGGTCAGCACGATGTGCACGCCCAGTGCGCGCGCCTGCGCGATGGCCTTCCTGGCGCGGGGGGTGAGCTGGTGCGACGGGTCCAGCAGGGTGCCATCCATGTCGATGGCGACCAGTTCGATGGTCGATTGCCTGCGGCCCATGTCCATTGCGTTCAACTCGTGCGGGGCACGCCAGTTTAACCCCTCATGCCCGGTTCACCTCTTTGCCCACGTTGGCCGGGATACTGCGGGAGCCTGTGCGTCCCCCACCGCAGGACGGCCCGCTGACCGCCCTTCCCTGGAGAACCTTGCGACGCATGACCTATCGTGCCCCCGAAACCAATGACAGCGCGCCCCTGGCCCAGCAGATCGAGCAGATGATCGACGAGCTGCCCGGCGACCAGGTGAGCGTCGGCACCCTGCTCAGCGCGCTGGGCGATGAGGGCCTGCTGCTGATCGTGATCCTGCTCTCGGCCATCTTCATCATCCCGGTGTCGATTCCCGGGCTGAGTACGGTGTTTGGCGCCTCTATCCTGCTGATCGGCCTGAGCCGGGTGCGCAACCGCCCGCTGTGGGTGCCGCAGAAGCTGGCGCGCCGCGAGATCGCTACCGACAAGCTGAAGGCCAACCTCGGCCGTGCGCTGAAGTGGGTGCACCGCATGGAGCGGCTGTCGCGGCCGATGCGGCTGGCGGTGATGGTGCGCTCGAAGAAGATGATGCGCCTGAACAACCTGATGCTGGTGTTCGCGACCCTGCTGCTGATGGCGCCGGCCGGGCCGATTCCGTTCAGCAATACGCTGCCGGCGCTGGCGCTGATGTCCTTTGCGATTGGCTTCATCCAGCGCGATGGCGCGGCGGTGGCGGCTGGGTACGGTTTCGTGGTGGCCACGGTGGTGTATTTCGGCGTGCTGCTGGGTGGCGTGGGGTTTGCTGCCGAGTCGGTGTTCAGCGGGCTGCGCAGCAGTACCGCGGAACTGTAGAGCCGAGCCCATGCTCGGCTGCTCTTCGGCCCGTGCGCGCAACTCCTGCGCTGCGCGCGTAAGCCGAGCATGGGCTCGGCTCTACAAAGCCGGATCCACAGCTTTCGAGCGTGGCTCGACGCTACAGAGTTACTTGGCCGATACCCGCCACACAACGTCGCCCACGTCGTCGGCGACCAGCAATGCACCCTCGGCATCCATCGCCATGCCCACCGGTGCGCCCATCAGGGTCTTCTCGTCCTT
This portion of the Stenotrophomonas sp. WZN-1 genome encodes:
- a CDS encoding exopolysaccharide biosynthesis protein gives rise to the protein MTYRAPETNDSAPLAQQIEQMIDELPGDQVSVGTLLSALGDEGLLLIVILLSAIFIIPVSIPGLSTVFGASILLIGLSRVRNRPLWVPQKLARREIATDKLKANLGRALKWVHRMERLSRPMRLAVMVRSKKMMRLNNLMLVFATLLLMAPAGPIPFSNTLPALALMSFAIGFIQRDGAAVAAGYGFVVATVVYFGVLLGGVGFAAESVFSGLRSSTAEL
- a CDS encoding cold-shock protein, encoding MKMHGLAAAVVCIAVIGAMWVEWPEPAGDQVWAYQKLRPADYRQLHGDALGFVTAKAYEGFELHARHAGATSFEIRCKGVVVMDVENAPSRVLIRMPADARWRAPDIERLRSNFERWLDLHQSQGRLLVESAGPSWVEARFGRFNGLVPDEQRCLLGGE
- the yidA gene encoding sugar-phosphatase, yielding MDMGRRQSTIELVAIDMDGTLLDPSHQLTPRARKAIAQARALGVHIVLTSGRPVPGLAPYLHELGINGNDDYCIACNGGLVQRIGTRETVVEYPLSFDDFLFCEQVARDLGVHFQALDSQRMYTPNQDISYYTVADSHLSRMPLSYRRVEDMDPSMSFIKLMMIDAPDVLDAAIARLPSALTERFAVLKSAPFFLEVFDHRAGKGPSLQKLAEHLGIDRANVMAIGDQENDLTMLQYVGTSVAMGNAIDAVKAVARFETSSNADEGVARAIERFVLQ
- a CDS encoding DUF998 domain-containing protein; this encodes MSRRSRLLLCAGLVPLPWFLFWTSVAAVFAPGYNPLAQHASELLQAPTLASICGRIAAIGSGVGFVTFSIGVWRESGRRIAVGAICWLVFGISMLTKGLWPMGHPMHGFYTIGIANIIAPAMSHIELSAWSSNRRAYAVTALVSIAGIVYLWLNVVGADPDGFRGLTQRLFSSINSLWPFLVALYLVRRGSSALWTQPAH
- a CDS encoding TonB-dependent receptor, which gives rise to MNTPPTTRLALAIIAAITAPAYAADTRDAALDTPTTLNALQVIATPRGAAVAPTQVVGPNRYIIKAEDLDAMVTGNNGLAMLKQVPGASYTATDGLGLDISATSLFVRGFRMNEMGITFEGVPLNDNGFLSLTGTSVVNVGVPDGIGAITVSPGGAPVSVFSSSVNGGSLEYRLRELQDTPSLRAKQGVGSNSTLVTTVSGQSGQLGEHGPKVLVDLQRVSADKYQGEGTQNFLRGDLKLQQEVAWGDFTVFLSDSKAKVWGYNNISFDMIRKLGWKADIFYPDYAWAWYVASPENADKSCGAYTCGELSELIPYDTGQITRDRVSSINHRFQISPALSGNVQLYNANSHTQATLTDPTVPSPNGAPFSEQVQTPRVNRLGGMLNLQFETGAHTFTAGFWQEKSKAAAKTEWYQQPLLGGGPPLKAIGPFDVYGPAFKTDNASSWVTRSRQFYLQDDIVLNDTLKLGVGFKAVDFRTSGGGLGDAKDRPVNGTLRAKSNFLPHVSLFWSPTESTDAFIDLANTMNGYRVAQRGNIGYTASAWTITDQEEFERVAGTLRPEKNWNLTVGASHRFDRLTITGDVFYNDIRNRLLSAAIGTQFAQINTVRLMPKMHVIGADLGITADLTDHLQFYQGVAVARSYYDSDFVVGDTVYPIKGNAQPGYPQISLVSDLSAHFGDWRFGATSISYLRQPFTYENDIRVPTFWQVNTYAAYRFGADSVVPGLELRLDVSNLFNRHNIGTATIAGSSFSGDYQTLQRSAPRQLMFSTLMTF
- a CDS encoding isochorismatase family protein encodes the protein MKALVVIDIQNDYFAGGRFPLEGAEEALQNALVLIQTAHDNNDLVVVVQHQAPAGAPFFETGSVGADLHPSIQSAMRNSPLVVKHEADSFLRTNLAELLRQYKVDTIDLVGMMTQHCVTHTALSPEAVGYPVTIHADACAAPTRALSALALSGLKARHSVV
- a CDS encoding YifB family Mg chelatase-like AAA ATPase, translated to MSLALVHSRARAGVDAPLVRVEVHLSGGLPATQIVGLAETSVRESRERVRAALLCARFDFPQRRITLNLAPADLPKEGGRYDLAIALGILAASGQVDPQSLLQYEFLGELGLTGELRPVAGALPAAIAAAEAGRILVVPPGNAAEAALAEHADVRVARTLLECCAGLGNPRLLPPVERVDTTPLPLPDLADVRGQAHARRALEVAAAGGHHLLLIGSPGCGKTLLASRLPSLLPDTEEAEALQLAAIASVSGEGLDPRRWRQRPFRSPHHSASATALVGGGNPPCPGEISLAHHGVLFLDELPEWNRSALETLREPLESGHIRIARAARSVQYPARFQLVAAMNPCPCGWAGDRSNRCLCSDERINRYRARVSGPLLDRIDLHISVARMDAMELRESTPLGEPSAAVRARVEAAHARQRARGGLNAHLPPAALRACTKLSEADQDLLEQAIERLQLSARAMHRILRVARTIADLAGCKAIQTAHLAEAIGYRQLDRGKP
- a CDS encoding MBL fold metallo-hydrolase, whose amino-acid sequence is MSKPLPVALGLMLAMGAPLHAFGAEASPKVSIQQIRNATIKVTYGGQVFLVDPMLARKGTYPGFAGTYRSHLRNPLVELPESVESVLAGVDAVLVSHTHLDHWDDAAQKEIPKSLPMFVQDEADAALLRKQGFKDVRILGANTAFNGVRISKAGARHGSEEMYAIPDVAKRLGATMGFVFQQAGLKTVYVAGDTVWEAEVRSTLEAFKPDVVVLNTGDARLDGFNTGIIMGKEDTLRVHQMSPNAKIVAVHMDAVNHMSVSRYDLQDYVIENGIESSVVIPQDGEVIDF